In the genome of Desulfuromonas sp. DDH964, one region contains:
- a CDS encoding sigma-54 interaction domain-containing protein: MNKSVEKMMTGSPASPPPAEELATLRARLKLAELVFDHIEKGAIVTDAKGRILYFNRPYARFLGVDPEAMVGRHVTEVLESSRMHIVAETGKAEVNELFTSKGRDMVVQRIPIFEEGKVVAVFGQLMFQQVGDVGRLASKLSMLESKLKLYEEELTSLRASRYGFENIHGASPRLVALKEEARKAAATDLPVLITGESGTGKELFAQAIHQASPRRRQPAIHLNCAAIPRELFEAELFGYSKGAFTGANPGGKPGKLELAHGGTLFLDEIGEMPLELQPKLLRVLEEKMFERVGGTQVIKSDFRIIAATNRDLKEMVKQKRFREDLFYRLNVVALEVPPLRERPEDIIPLARHLLDRIAENDPGSRFQLTTQAEAVLTSYPWPGNIRELLNVLERTAFTTEGDRIDACDLPFFLNRSVPLPSASGPWGLGEVLAEAERQALRRALEVTGNNKAKAARLLGIHRTVLYKKMAKYRIPAR, encoded by the coding sequence ATGAATAAATCCGTGGAGAAGATGATGACCGGGAGCCCAGCCTCCCCCCCGCCCGCGGAGGAGCTGGCGACACTTCGGGCGCGGCTGAAACTGGCCGAGCTGGTCTTCGATCATATTGAAAAGGGGGCCATTGTCACCGACGCGAAGGGGCGCATCCTCTACTTCAACCGGCCCTATGCGCGCTTTCTCGGTGTCGACCCTGAGGCGATGGTCGGCCGGCACGTGACTGAAGTGCTGGAGAGCAGCCGCATGCATATCGTCGCCGAAACCGGCAAGGCCGAGGTCAATGAACTCTTTACCTCCAAGGGGCGCGACATGGTGGTGCAGCGGATCCCCATCTTCGAAGAGGGGAAGGTCGTCGCCGTTTTCGGGCAATTGATGTTTCAGCAGGTGGGCGATGTCGGCCGCCTCGCCAGCAAACTCAGCATGCTCGAGTCGAAGTTGAAATTGTACGAAGAGGAGCTGACCTCCCTGCGCGCCTCCCGCTATGGTTTCGAAAATATCCACGGGGCCAGCCCCCGGCTCGTTGCCCTCAAGGAGGAGGCGCGCAAGGCCGCCGCCACCGACCTGCCGGTCCTGATTACCGGCGAATCGGGAACCGGCAAAGAACTCTTCGCCCAGGCGATTCACCAGGCGAGCCCCCGGCGCCGGCAACCGGCAATTCACCTCAACTGCGCCGCCATCCCCCGGGAACTTTTCGAGGCCGAACTGTTCGGTTATTCCAAAGGCGCCTTCACCGGCGCCAACCCGGGCGGGAAACCGGGCAAACTGGAACTGGCGCACGGCGGCACCCTCTTCCTGGATGAAATCGGGGAAATGCCCCTGGAACTGCAGCCCAAACTGCTGCGGGTCCTGGAGGAGAAGATGTTCGAGCGGGTCGGCGGCACCCAGGTCATCAAGAGCGATTTCCGGATCATCGCCGCGACCAACCGGGATTTGAAGGAAATGGTCAAACAGAAACGCTTCCGGGAGGATCTCTTTTACCGGCTCAATGTCGTCGCCCTCGAGGTGCCGCCACTGCGGGAACGGCCCGAGGACATCATCCCCCTGGCCCGCCACCTGCTCGACCGCATTGCCGAAAACGATCCTGGCTCCCGCTTTCAATTGACCACCCAAGCCGAAGCGGTTCTGACCAGCTATCCCTGGCCCGGCAACATCCGCGAGCTGCTCAACGTCCTGGAGCGAACCGCTTTTACTACCGAAGGGGACCGTATCGATGCCTGCGACCTCCCCTTCTTCCTCAATCGTTCCGTCCCCCTCCCCTCTGCCAGCGGCCCCTGGGGTCTCGGTGAAGTCCTGGCCGAGGCGGAACGACAGGCTCTGCGCCGAGCCCTGGAGGTGACCGGGAACAACAAGGCCAAGGCGGCCAGGCTGCTCGGCATTCACCGCACCGTCCTCTACAAGAAGATGGCCAAGTACCGGATCCCGGCGCGCTGA
- a CDS encoding lactate utilization protein encodes MAKANLSKTFTAAAEAVGARVLAFDTIDPALEFIAAQAAGTIVVPDFPSGERMQLAGRLRGLGLELAGSGRTAAEAAAAGVTGANFALAATGTVVLESTAEEVRLATTLPERHFVLLDPAKIIADDFAAVPHLRELHRRQPRNYLAYITGPSRTADIERVLTIGVHGPRELHILLVPGLSSDVLEL; translated from the coding sequence ATGGCGAAGGCGAATCTCAGCAAGACGTTCACTGCGGCGGCCGAAGCGGTCGGGGCCCGGGTCCTGGCATTCGACACCATCGACCCGGCCCTGGAGTTCATCGCGGCCCAGGCCGCCGGAACCATCGTCGTACCGGACTTCCCCTCCGGTGAGCGGATGCAGTTGGCCGGTCGGCTGCGGGGACTGGGCCTGGAACTGGCGGGAAGCGGACGCACGGCGGCAGAGGCCGCTGCCGCCGGCGTGACCGGCGCCAACTTCGCGCTGGCGGCCACCGGCACCGTCGTCCTGGAAAGCACTGCGGAGGAAGTACGCCTGGCCACCACCCTGCCGGAGCGTCATTTCGTCCTCCTCGACCCCGCCAAGATCATCGCGGATGATTTCGCAGCCGTACCGCATCTGCGTGAGCTTCATCGACGTCAACCCCGCAACTACCTGGCCTACATCACCGGCCCGAGCCGCACCGCCGATATCGAGCGAGTGCTGACCATCGGTGTGCACGGCCCGCGGGAATTGCACATCCTGCTGGTGCCGGGTTTGTCGAGCGACGTTCTTGAGCTTTAG
- the ldhH gene encoding L-lactate dehydrogenase (quinone) large subunit LdhH gives MSKARSRQYKARIDAALATPKLQDALHRFGDAYVISREKAFAGLDFEALRKEIARIKDEVRSNHQHYLDEFTRNAEAAGATVFLAKTAADANAYVADLARQRGVSLAVKSKSMASEETHLNRALAETGVKALETDLGEWIIQLAGQRPSHMVMPAIHMFRDEVAELFSKVTGEKESDDIEHLVQVARKQLRQGYLDADMGISGANVAIAETGGIALVTNEGNARLATTLPKIHVALVGIEKLVPTLEDAATVIRVLPKNATGQLLTSYITWIRGAVPCGETDKELHIVLLDNGRSALAESPHCRDALRCIKCGACANVCPVYQTVGGHVFGHIYISAIGIILTAFFHGLDNAAELVRACIGCRACVAVCPADIDLEGIILHLRETLGEEEGIGAGKSIVFKNVLRNRRLFHSLLRAASLLQKPVTRGERTIRHLPLFFSGLTEWRSLPAVADKPLRDLWARIPQEVAKPRYRVAFFAGCLNDFVYPELGGDLVTVLNRLGVTVSFPEKQNCCGVPALYSGDKETAVELARQNVAAMLEDDPDFVLTTCPTCTMALQRDFVDHLRDNPVWAEKAERLAAITMDVSRFIVEKLDAGPPLGGLADPEKVTYHDSCHLKRGAGVWKEPRQLLTDSGRELVEMAHADRCCGFGGSYSFSSHPDIARRILEDKLADIEKSGATCVAMDCPGCLLQIRGGLDKRGTPIRAVHTIELLAETLHERK, from the coding sequence ATGAGTAAGGCTCGCAGCAGACAATACAAGGCCCGCATCGACGCGGCCCTGGCGACACCGAAACTGCAGGACGCGCTGCACCGCTTCGGCGATGCCTATGTCATCTCCCGGGAGAAAGCTTTTGCCGGCCTCGATTTTGAAGCCCTGCGCAAGGAGATCGCCCGGATCAAGGACGAGGTGCGCAGCAATCACCAGCATTACCTCGACGAGTTCACCCGCAACGCCGAGGCGGCCGGCGCCACCGTCTTTCTCGCCAAGACCGCCGCCGATGCGAATGCCTACGTTGCCGACCTCGCCCGCCAGCGCGGTGTGAGCCTGGCGGTCAAGAGCAAGAGCATGGCCAGCGAGGAGACCCACCTCAACCGGGCCCTGGCTGAAACCGGGGTGAAGGCGCTCGAAACCGACCTCGGCGAATGGATCATTCAGCTCGCCGGCCAGCGGCCGAGCCACATGGTGATGCCGGCGATTCACATGTTTCGCGACGAGGTCGCCGAACTCTTTTCCAAGGTGACCGGCGAAAAAGAGTCCGACGACATCGAGCACCTGGTCCAGGTCGCCCGCAAACAGCTGCGCCAGGGCTACCTCGACGCCGACATGGGGATCTCCGGAGCCAACGTGGCGATCGCCGAGACCGGCGGCATCGCTCTGGTCACCAACGAGGGGAACGCCAGGCTCGCCACCACCCTGCCCAAGATCCACGTCGCCCTGGTCGGCATCGAAAAGCTGGTGCCGACCCTCGAGGACGCGGCCACCGTCATCCGGGTGCTGCCCAAAAACGCCACCGGCCAGCTGCTGACCTCCTATATCACCTGGATCCGTGGCGCCGTCCCCTGCGGCGAAACCGACAAGGAGCTGCACATCGTCCTGCTCGACAACGGTCGCAGCGCTCTGGCCGAATCGCCCCACTGCCGGGACGCGCTGCGCTGCATCAAATGCGGCGCCTGCGCAAATGTCTGCCCGGTCTACCAGACCGTCGGCGGCCACGTCTTCGGCCACATTTACATCAGCGCCATCGGCATCATCCTCACCGCCTTCTTCCATGGCCTCGACAATGCGGCCGAACTGGTGCGCGCCTGCATCGGCTGCCGCGCTTGTGTCGCCGTCTGTCCGGCCGACATCGACCTGGAAGGGATCATCCTCCACCTGCGGGAGACCCTCGGCGAGGAAGAGGGGATCGGCGCCGGCAAATCGATCGTCTTCAAAAACGTGCTGCGCAACCGCAGGCTCTTCCACTCACTGCTGCGCGCCGCCAGCCTGCTGCAAAAACCGGTCACCCGCGGCGAGCGCACCATCCGCCACCTCCCCCTCTTCTTCTCCGGCCTGACCGAGTGGCGCAGTTTGCCGGCAGTGGCGGACAAACCGTTGCGCGACCTCTGGGCCAGGATTCCGCAGGAGGTCGCCAAGCCTCGCTACCGGGTCGCCTTCTTCGCCGGCTGCCTCAATGATTTTGTCTACCCGGAACTCGGCGGCGACCTGGTGACCGTCCTCAACCGTCTCGGCGTTACCGTCAGCTTCCCGGAGAAGCAGAACTGCTGCGGAGTGCCGGCGCTCTATTCGGGGGACAAGGAGACCGCGGTGGAACTGGCGCGGCAGAATGTCGCCGCCATGCTCGAAGACGATCCCGACTTCGTCCTGACCACCTGCCCGACCTGCACCATGGCACTGCAGCGCGATTTTGTCGACCACCTCCGGGACAACCCGGTCTGGGCGGAAAAGGCGGAGCGGCTCGCCGCCATCACCATGGATGTCTCCCGCTTCATCGTCGAGAAGCTCGATGCCGGGCCTCCCCTCGGCGGTCTCGCCGACCCTGAAAAGGTCACCTACCATGACTCCTGCCACCTCAAACGGGGCGCCGGTGTCTGGAAGGAACCGCGCCAGCTGCTGACCGATTCCGGCCGCGAGCTGGTGGAAATGGCCCACGCCGACCGCTGCTGCGGCTTTGGCGGCTCCTACTCCTTCTCCAGCCATCCCGATATCGCCCGGCGCATCCTCGAAGACAAGCTTGCCGACATCGAAAAGAGCGGCGCCACCTGCGTCGCCATGGATTGCCCCGGCTGCCTGCTGCAGATCCGTGGTGGCCTCGACAAGCGCGGCACCCCGATCCGGGCCGTCCACACCATCGAACTGCTCGCGGAGACCCTTCACGAGCGGAAGTAG
- a CDS encoding methyl-accepting chemotaxis protein yields MNRIFRWISSLVGLKIATALFIILSLIMAVATFLLVTNRSEALRQQMTLRARAMTVLGARSMSVVLEQALRDGTFSAEQLFDTDYRPITSGPLASSALPKFHTAYDSFLDERIQPLEDTVLEQDESVLFAVLVDRNGYLPTHNSRYSRALTGDPEQDRAGNRTKQIFADPVGLAAARYQGADGDQVLRQEYHRDTGELVWDFAAPVTVQGQHWGAFRVGFSIARMEQEVTQLRNTLLLAVGVIQAIIFFSLWFVLTYFVRPLKRLTEVAERLANGQLDQQIVIETRDEIGQLGQAFNRMTQVIFKDLEMEVEKSGHLVVGVKETIQQLSSSANQLMAISAQQAAGSNQQASAVQEATTTAAEIATTARQVADSALRVEEFAVQSGQAGDEGMVAVESAVAGMRELKEQVQSIAEAMLELTENSEKIGGIVNLIDDISDQTNLLALNAAIEAAGAGEAGKRFTIVANEVKRLAQRTVVATGQIKALVTASQQATRETTRLSHAGSTSVDEASRLVTRIAEKLAKILAMVKETTGAAREIKLSTQQQTTASDQMAETITEVRDVATQVAASADEMSLAISDLTALAEQLRNTLEAGLQEKGKVKAANGARMMETVLEDALRRGLFSPEELFDENYRPIPDTNPQKYHTCYDRFLDANIRAQEDSFLADPQVVFAVLADRNGYIPTHNSRYTQPLTGDLQQDRLHNRTKRLFNDPVGLAAARNNGEILIQTYHRDTGEKMWDISAPVTVAGRHWGAFRIGYTI; encoded by the coding sequence ATGAACCGCATATTCCGCTGGATTTCCAGCCTGGTCGGGCTCAAGATCGCGACCGCCCTGTTCATCATCCTCTCCCTGATCATGGCGGTCGCCACCTTTTTGCTGGTGACCAACCGCAGCGAGGCCCTGCGCCAGCAGATGACCCTGCGCGCCAGGGCGATGACCGTGCTTGGCGCCCGCAGCATGTCGGTGGTGCTGGAACAGGCCCTGCGCGACGGCACCTTCAGCGCCGAACAACTTTTCGACACCGACTACCGGCCGATCACCAGCGGTCCCCTCGCCAGCAGCGCCCTGCCCAAGTTCCACACCGCCTACGACAGCTTCCTCGACGAACGCATCCAGCCCCTGGAAGATACCGTCCTCGAACAGGATGAGTCGGTTCTCTTTGCGGTACTGGTCGATCGCAACGGCTACCTTCCCACTCACAACTCCCGCTATTCCCGGGCCCTGACCGGCGACCCGGAGCAGGACCGGGCCGGCAACCGCACCAAGCAGATCTTCGCCGATCCGGTTGGGCTGGCCGCTGCCCGCTACCAGGGTGCTGACGGCGACCAGGTGTTGCGCCAGGAATACCACCGCGACACCGGCGAACTGGTCTGGGACTTCGCCGCCCCGGTCACGGTCCAGGGGCAACACTGGGGCGCGTTTCGCGTTGGCTTCTCCATCGCCCGGATGGAGCAGGAGGTCACCCAACTGCGCAACACCCTGCTGCTGGCGGTCGGGGTAATCCAGGCCATAATCTTTTTTTCCCTCTGGTTCGTGCTGACCTATTTTGTGCGGCCACTGAAGCGTCTTACCGAAGTCGCCGAGCGTCTCGCCAACGGCCAGCTCGATCAGCAGATCGTCATCGAAACCCGGGACGAGATCGGCCAGCTCGGCCAGGCCTTCAACCGCATGACCCAGGTGATCTTCAAGGACCTGGAAATGGAGGTCGAAAAGAGCGGACACCTGGTGGTCGGTGTCAAGGAAACGATCCAGCAGCTCTCCTCCAGCGCCAACCAGCTGATGGCGATTTCCGCGCAGCAGGCGGCCGGCTCCAACCAGCAGGCCTCTGCCGTTCAGGAGGCGACGACGACCGCCGCCGAAATCGCCACCACCGCCCGTCAGGTGGCGGACAGCGCGTTGCGGGTCGAAGAGTTTGCCGTGCAATCGGGGCAGGCCGGCGATGAAGGGATGGTAGCGGTCGAGAGTGCTGTCGCCGGCATGCGCGAGCTCAAGGAACAGGTGCAATCGATCGCCGAGGCGATGCTCGAGCTGACCGAGAACTCGGAGAAAATCGGCGGCATTGTCAATCTGATCGACGACATCTCCGACCAGACCAACCTGCTCGCCCTCAACGCCGCCATCGAGGCGGCCGGAGCCGGCGAAGCCGGCAAGCGTTTCACCATCGTCGCCAACGAAGTCAAGCGCCTCGCCCAGCGTACCGTCGTCGCCACGGGGCAGATCAAGGCGCTGGTCACGGCCAGCCAGCAGGCCACCCGGGAGACGACCCGGCTGAGCCATGCCGGAAGCACGAGCGTCGATGAGGCGAGTCGCCTGGTGACCCGCATTGCCGAAAAACTGGCAAAGATTCTCGCCATGGTCAAGGAGACCACTGGTGCCGCCCGGGAGATCAAGCTCTCCACCCAGCAGCAGACCACGGCCAGCGACCAGATGGCCGAGACCATCACCGAGGTACGGGATGTGGCGACCCAGGTTGCAGCCAGCGCCGACGAGATGTCCCTGGCAATCAGCGACCTCACCGCCCTCGCCGAGCAGCTGCGCAACACTCTTGAAGCCGGTCTGCAAGAGAAGGGGAAGGTCAAGGCGGCCAACGGAGCACGGATGATGGAGACTGTCCTCGAGGACGCCCTGCGCCGCGGTCTCTTTTCGCCCGAGGAGCTTTTTGACGAAAACTATCGGCCGATTCCCGACACCAACCCGCAGAAATACCACACCTGTTACGACCGGTTCCTTGACGCGAACATTCGTGCCCAGGAGGATAGCTTCCTCGCCGATCCCCAGGTCGTCTTTGCGGTCCTTGCCGACCGCAACGGCTATATCCCGACCCACAACAGCCGCTATACCCAGCCATTGACCGGCGACCTCCAGCAGGACCGCCTTCACAACCGGACCAAACGGCTCTTTAACGACCCGGTCGGCCTGGCTGCCGCCCGCAACAACGGCGAGATCCTGATTCAAACCTATCATCGCGATACCGGGGAGAAGATGTGGGACATCTCGGCGCCGGTGACAGTCGCGGGACGCCACTGGGGTGCTTTCCGCATCGGCTACACCATCTAG
- a CDS encoding YcbK family protein gives MNPSSFQPCPEPGISRRTLLKAGLLATAGLLLPGRTLASLAAPLVPEKAVSLYNIHTGESLTRAVYWAEGEFIPETLAEINFLLRDYRTGEVTSIEPQLYDLFFALRRKLGATDPFHVISGYRSPATNAMLRATSSGVARHSLHMQGKAADVRLPGVELKTLRKAAISLHRGGVGYYPDSDFVHIDTGRVRSW, from the coding sequence ATGAACCCTTCCTCCTTCCAGCCATGCCCCGAACCGGGCATCAGCCGTCGCACCCTGCTCAAGGCCGGGCTTCTGGCGACTGCCGGTCTGTTGCTGCCGGGCCGGACCCTGGCCAGCCTTGCCGCCCCGCTGGTCCCGGAGAAGGCCGTCTCCCTTTACAACATCCACACCGGAGAATCCCTCACCAGGGCCGTCTACTGGGCGGAAGGGGAGTTCATCCCCGAAACACTCGCCGAAATCAACTTCCTGTTGCGCGATTATCGCACCGGCGAGGTCACCAGCATCGAGCCGCAACTTTACGATCTCTTTTTCGCTCTGCGGCGCAAGCTTGGCGCTACCGACCCCTTCCACGTCATCTCCGGTTACCGTTCTCCCGCCACCAACGCCATGCTGCGGGCCACCAGTAGCGGCGTCGCCCGCCACAGCCTGCACATGCAGGGGAAGGCCGCCGACGTGCGCCTCCCCGGGGTCGAACTCAAGACCCTGCGCAAGGCCGCGATATCACTTCACCGCGGCGGCGTCGGCTACTACCCCGATTCCGACTTCGTTCACATCGACACCGGCCGCGTCCGTTCCTGGTAG
- a CDS encoding L,D-transpeptidase family protein → MAIALIGRGCVGFWLMVLCAGPGWGGDQPPIVNLETMAVQQQLTAAGGPNDLVAATPWHPQLQDFYQRRGYQPAWLAAGQPGRMIDELREVLNNAAADGLCPEDYHLDQIESLLALPAPPAGLEAMTRSIHARLDLLLSDAFLLYATDLVEGRVDPNLAFDDWHVRSRRVNPSRLLEFALQQGRVKSVLTELLPPQPAYFDLRRVLADYRSQWLAGDWPVVPGGPTLRPGMEDPRLPLLRQRLQAGGDLAVGAGSDAFYDPEMVAAVKRFQSRHGLGADGVLGERTRAELNVPLTTRIRQLELNLERWRWLPHSLGTNHILVNIADFRLTVVEDDLPVLSMPVVVGTAYRKTPVFSGRLSYLELSPYWYVPPTILREDLLPKVKGNPGLLTARHFEIVGWDGVTIIDPATIDWRQVKAENFPGMLRQRPGPWNPLGRVKFMFPNPYAVYLHDTADPGLFGREIRSFSSGCIRIQRPFALVSYLLRGDPAGAGLNLSPGALPAVPLRVDLANPLPVHILYWTAWVDGEGRINFRDDIYRRDFDLNLALESARRATGALLVATPEAGVGRGG, encoded by the coding sequence GTGGCTATAGCCTTGATCGGGAGGGGGTGCGTCGGTTTTTGGCTGATGGTGCTCTGCGCCGGCCCTGGCTGGGGAGGGGACCAGCCGCCGATCGTGAACCTGGAAACGATGGCTGTGCAGCAGCAGCTCACGGCAGCCGGTGGCCCGAACGACCTTGTGGCCGCTACCCCCTGGCATCCGCAGCTGCAGGACTTCTACCAGCGGCGTGGCTACCAGCCGGCATGGCTCGCTGCCGGACAGCCCGGGCGGATGATTGATGAGCTGCGCGAAGTGCTGAACAATGCCGCTGCGGATGGTCTCTGCCCGGAGGATTATCACCTCGACCAGATCGAATCCCTGCTCGCCTTACCCGCGCCCCCGGCCGGCCTGGAGGCGATGACGCGATCGATTCATGCCCGCCTTGACCTGTTGCTGAGTGATGCTTTCCTGCTCTATGCAACGGATCTGGTCGAAGGCCGCGTTGATCCCAACCTGGCCTTTGACGACTGGCATGTACGGTCACGCCGCGTCAATCCGTCCCGGCTGCTGGAGTTTGCCCTGCAACAGGGCCGGGTCAAATCGGTGCTGACCGAGCTGCTCCCCCCCCAGCCTGCCTACTTTGACCTGCGCCGGGTGTTGGCTGACTACCGGAGCCAGTGGCTGGCCGGGGATTGGCCCGTAGTTCCGGGCGGCCCGACCCTGCGTCCGGGGATGGAGGATCCGCGGTTGCCGCTGCTCCGTCAGCGCCTGCAGGCTGGCGGCGATCTCGCCGTCGGGGCCGGCAGCGATGCTTTTTATGATCCGGAGATGGTCGCGGCAGTAAAGCGTTTTCAGTCCCGCCATGGTCTGGGCGCCGACGGCGTGCTCGGAGAGCGGACCCGCGCCGAACTCAACGTGCCGCTTACCACCCGCATCCGCCAGCTCGAACTCAACCTGGAGCGTTGGCGCTGGCTCCCGCATAGCCTGGGCACAAACCACATTCTGGTCAATATCGCTGATTTCCGGTTGACCGTTGTCGAAGACGATCTGCCAGTTCTCAGCATGCCGGTGGTGGTCGGCACCGCCTATCGAAAAACCCCGGTCTTTTCCGGCCGGCTCAGCTATCTCGAACTCTCGCCCTACTGGTACGTTCCCCCCACCATCCTGCGCGAGGACCTTCTCCCCAAGGTCAAGGGAAACCCCGGCCTGCTCACCGCGCGGCATTTTGAAATTGTCGGCTGGGATGGGGTGACGATCATCGATCCGGCCACCATCGACTGGCGACAGGTCAAGGCGGAGAATTTCCCCGGCATGCTGCGCCAGCGACCGGGACCCTGGAACCCGCTGGGCCGGGTCAAGTTCATGTTTCCCAACCCCTACGCCGTCTATCTGCACGATACCGCCGACCCGGGGTTGTTCGGGCGCGAGATCCGTTCCTTCAGCTCCGGCTGCATCCGCATTCAACGGCCATTTGCCCTGGTGAGCTATCTGTTGCGAGGAGACCCGGCAGGGGCCGGCCTCAACCTGAGTCCGGGAGCGCTTCCTGCAGTGCCGCTCCGGGTCGATCTGGCCAACCCTCTCCCGGTTCATATTCTTTACTGGACGGCCTGGGTCGACGGGGAAGGCCGGATCAATTTTCGCGACGATATTTACCGGCGGGATTTCGATCTCAATCTGGCTCTGGAGTCCGCGCGCAGGGCGACCGGGGCCCTGCTGGTAGCGACCCCCGAAGCAGGCGTTGGTCGTGGCGGATGA
- a CDS encoding ferritin-like domain-containing protein translates to MPQEFNMQEAIKLAIQTEKNVMDFYKRAAAITSNPRGKKVFELLSKEEREHAGHFFHLYQGQDLGSFDEFMARPPQPDSVMLHELAKAIDDQVGERKAMEIALREEQDLEKNLRLTASRIIDPSVRTVFERMAQETHDHYEIIESEYARLMGMVHETDIDTYVRE, encoded by the coding sequence ATGCCCCAGGAATTCAACATGCAGGAAGCAATCAAACTGGCCATTCAGACAGAAAAGAATGTCATGGACTTCTACAAGCGGGCAGCGGCCATCACCAGCAACCCCCGCGGCAAGAAGGTTTTCGAGCTCCTTTCCAAGGAAGAGCGGGAACACGCCGGGCATTTCTTTCATCTTTACCAGGGGCAGGATCTTGGCAGCTTCGATGAATTCATGGCACGTCCGCCGCAACCCGACTCGGTCATGCTGCACGAACTGGCCAAGGCAATCGATGACCAGGTCGGCGAACGCAAGGCGATGGAGATCGCCCTGCGCGAAGAGCAGGACCTGGAAAAAAACCTGCGCCTGACCGCCTCGCGCATCATCGACCCTTCGGTGCGCACCGTGTTCGAGCGGATGGCGCAGGAGACCCACGATCACTACGAAATTATCGAGTCCGAGTATGCGCGCCTGATGGGGATGGTGCACGAGACCGATATCGACACCTACGTCCGGGAGTAG
- the radC gene encoding RadC family protein, whose amino-acid sequence MRRIKDWPQAERPREKLLARGAEGLSDAELLGLVLRTGDAASGQSAVDQARQLLTRFGSLRALGSATPVELCATRGIGPAKAAELVAVFELARRFAGAPLAPGDRFTCSEEVFRHYHERLRDRKKEVFLALLLDSKNRVLREVQISEGSLTASIVHPREVFVPVVRESAAAVLFVHNHPSGDPTPSREDLEITTRLQEAGTLMGVRVLDHIIIGSGGYVSFVDRGLLG is encoded by the coding sequence ATGCGGAGAATCAAGGACTGGCCGCAGGCCGAGCGGCCGCGGGAAAAGCTGCTCGCGCGCGGCGCCGAAGGGCTCTCCGACGCGGAACTGCTCGGTCTGGTGCTGCGTACCGGCGATGCCGCTTCGGGCCAGAGTGCGGTCGACCAGGCGCGCCAGCTGCTCACCCGTTTCGGCTCCCTGCGAGCGCTCGGTTCGGCAACTCCGGTCGAACTCTGTGCGACCCGGGGAATCGGGCCGGCCAAGGCGGCCGAGCTGGTGGCCGTTTTTGAGCTGGCCCGTCGTTTTGCCGGCGCCCCCCTCGCCCCGGGAGATCGCTTCACCTGTTCGGAAGAGGTTTTCCGCCACTATCACGAACGCCTGCGCGATCGCAAAAAAGAGGTCTTTCTCGCCCTGCTCCTCGATAGCAAGAACCGGGTGCTGCGCGAAGTCCAGATCTCCGAGGGGAGCCTGACGGCGAGCATCGTCCACCCCCGCGAGGTCTTTGTGCCGGTGGTGCGGGAGTCGGCTGCTGCCGTCCTCTTCGTTCACAACCATCCCTCCGGCGACCCGACACCAAGTCGCGAGGATCTCGAGATCACCACGCGATTGCAGGAGGCCGGCACGCTGATGGGGGTGAGGGTCCTCGACCACATCATTATCGGCAGCGGCGGTTATGTCAGTTTTGTCGACCGCGGCCTGCTCGGCTAA